The stretch of DNA CAGGGCAAAGGACTGCCAGGTGTGCCACCACAAGAACGAGAAGGGCAAGGAGCAGGCGTGCCAGGCGTGCCACAAGGAGGCGGCCGAAGGGAAAGTGGTAGCTTTGAAGGAAGCGTACCATACCCAGTGCAAGGACTGCCACAAGAAGGACGCCAGCAAGAAGGCTCCGACCACCAAGTGCGACGGGTGCCACAAGAAGTAACGGGGTTTTTCTTACGATTCGCGCCGGAGAGGGGGCCGGTTCCCCTCTCCGGTTTCTTTCCCCAAAATCCGTCCCCGCCGATGCATGTATAATGTTGGTTTGGTATTTATTCATCGCTTGAAGGTGAATTCCCATGGTTGAGGGAAAGCGCACGGAATCTCCGATGGACAAGGTGTGGAAGTTTTTCACCTCCCTGAAGCTCGCGATCTTTGTCATCATCATCCTGGCGGTGGCCTCCATCATCGGGACGATCATCGAGCAGAACCAGCCGCTCGAGAAATACCGGCAGTTCTACAGCGACGGGACGATCCGGCTGTTCGAGTCCCTGAACCTGTTCGACATGTACCACTCCTGGTGGTTCCTCCTCCTGCTGGTCCTGCTCACCGTGAACCTCTCCTGCTGCACCCTCGACAGGCTTCCGCGAACCGTCAAGGTCGTCCGGAATCCGAAGACCACCCTGGACGAGAACCTCGAGAAGTCGCTCTCGCACGTCGACCGGTGGAAGAAGAAGGGGGGAATGGAGGAACTGGCCGACACGTACAAGACGGCGATGGGCAGCGCCTTCGCCAGGCCTCGCGTGACCGAAAACAGCGGGACGCTCCACCTGTACGCCGAGAAGGGGGTCGTCTCCCGCTTCGGCGTCTACGTGACCCATCTCTCCATCATCATTATCTTCATCGGCGCCATCATCGGCAACGTCTTCGGGTTCAAGGGGTTCGCGAACATCGTCGAGGGGCAGTCGGTCCGGACGATCCCGACGCGGGGGGGGGCCAACCAGGTCGATCTCGGGTTCGCGGTGCGCTGCAACAAGTTCCGGGTCGACTTCTACCCCACCGGCCAGCCGAAGGAATATTCCTCGGACCTGAGCGTCATCGAGGGCGGGCGGGAGGTCGTGCGCAAGACGATCGAGGTGAACGACCCGCTCCAGTACAAGGGGATCTGGTTCTACCAGGCGAGTTACGGGCCCGCGGGGGCGGCAAGCGCAACCGTGGCGGTCAACAGCCCGGACGGCGGTCGGATGGAGACCTTTTCCCTCACCCCGGGTCAGAAGGTGGAGATCCCCGGGTACGGGAAGGTGAGCGGGATCGACTACCAGAACGACTTCCAGGGGCTCGGTCCCGCGCTTCTCGTGGTCCTCGAGAAGCATGGGAAGCCGCCGGCCGAGTTCTGGCTTCTTAAGGCCTACCCCAATTTCGACCGCCAGCGGGGGGACACGCGTTACCTGTCGTTCGCGGGGGTCGACCAGATTTTCTACACCGGGCTCCAGGTGGCCCAGGACCCGGGGGTAAACATCGTGTGGGTCGGCTGCACGCTCATGGTCATCGGGATCATGATCGCTTTCTTCATGTCCCACCAGCGGCTCTGGATCCGGCTCTCGCGCGGAGGCGATGGGCGCGTGGAGGTCGTCCTCGCCGGCTCCACGAACAAGAACAGGCTTGCCTTCGAAAA from Candidatus Deferrimicrobiaceae bacterium encodes:
- a CDS encoding cytochrome c biogenesis protein ResB, which encodes MVEGKRTESPMDKVWKFFTSLKLAIFVIIILAVASIIGTIIEQNQPLEKYRQFYSDGTIRLFESLNLFDMYHSWWFLLLLVLLTVNLSCCTLDRLPRTVKVVRNPKTTLDENLEKSLSHVDRWKKKGGMEELADTYKTAMGSAFARPRVTENSGTLHLYAEKGVVSRFGVYVTHLSIIIIFIGAIIGNVFGFKGFANIVEGQSVRTIPTRGGANQVDLGFAVRCNKFRVDFYPTGQPKEYSSDLSVIEGGREVVRKTIEVNDPLQYKGIWFYQASYGPAGAASATVAVNSPDGGRMETFSLTPGQKVEIPGYGKVSGIDYQNDFQGLGPALLVVLEKHGKPPAEFWLLKAYPNFDRQRGDTRYLSFAGVDQIFYTGLQVAQDPGVNIVWVGCTLMVIGIMIAFFMSHQRLWIRLSRGGDGRVEVVLAGSTNKNRLAFEKRFEKIQADMKAVGA
- a CDS encoding cytochrome c3 family protein, which translates into the protein MKKFAALMAIIVAVTFSAGLVISAEAPAGKVTIKHIQKTKEPVVFDHKAHTTRAKDCQVCHHKNEKGKEQACQACHKEAAEGKVVALKEAYHTQCKDCHKKDASKKAPTTKCDGCHKK